The following proteins come from a genomic window of Alosa sapidissima isolate fAloSap1 chromosome 22, fAloSap1.pri, whole genome shotgun sequence:
- the LOC121696813 gene encoding toll-like receptor 13: MVDIEILCLVSHGSSLQPATFTKFHSLGRLYITGCLSAILPEAFKGLTNLHLLSMTCTERCNPSGLQNLETLILDNNLLKDLEAESFAHLPSLRVLHLGNLKLPNTELFEMQVLNLSLIFGDFPRNLSELTIESMHPMTLVIADNSTPDVGLSLSLSSEKIVLWGCETRFLKSVVRLDISANHFLCAPDLTFGLQHFTSVAHLKFAHWTTTSTQDLSDLNKLVHLKRLKLINVDFYNQPDFSVMFHGLMKLQSLDLFNCLVVSFDRVISVDMRSLKYVFLFISSETTLSKHFFEPLHSLRSVVFFEPRLFCNCENSWFNSWAKQESPIGVFFASKQQRALQCLNGDRLQDLERYGLTHCRLEVGSQLFLSTTGFLLLLILTVLMYHLCSTTRGHYYPYDVFVSHSDKDESWVVDRLLPSLKHRGPPFLKLCLPKKDFQLGKDIVENITDSLYRSRRTLCLVSRHYLRSNWCSLEMRLGTYRLQVEHRDVLILVFLEKIPSNLLSAHHRLARLVKTRTYIEWPQDLAQQEAFWDTLWDKLVPEVSQ; encoded by the exons ATGGTGGACATTGAAATTCTGTGTTTGGTTAGCCATGGATCATCTCTTCAGCCAGCAACCTTCACCAAATTCCACAGTCTCGGTAGACTGTATATCACCGGCTGTCTGTCTGCAATCCTCCCAGAGGCCTTCAAGGGACTGACCAACCTGCACCTACTCTCCATGACCTGCACAGAACGCTGCAATCCGTCG GGACTTCAGAATTTGGAGACTTTGATCCTCGACAATAATCTCTTAAAGGACTTAGAAGCAGAATCCTTTGCCCATTTGCCCTCTCTTAGGGTTCTCCACCTTGGGAATCTGAAGCTTCCCAACACTGAGCTCTTTGAAATGCAAGTTCTCAACCTGAGTCTCATCTTTGGGGACTTCCCTCGCAACCTGTCTGAACTCACCATCGAATCTATGCACCCTATGACTTTGGTCATTGCTGATAACAGCACCCCAGACGTGGGCCTGAGTCTCTCACTGTCCAGCGAGAAGATTGTTTTATGGGGTTGTGAGACACGCTTTCTGAAATCTGTCGTCAGACTTGATATCTCTGCTAATCACTTCTTGTGTGCGCCTGACCTCACTTTTGGCCTTCAGCACTTCACCTCTGTGGCACATCTGAAATTCGCCCACTGGACCACTACCAGCACTCAAGATCTTTCCGACTTGAACAAACTTGTGCATTTAAAAAGACTTAAACTGATTAATGTGGATTTCTACAATCAACCTGATTTCAGTGTCATGTTTCATGGCTTGATGAAACTTCAGAGTCTGGATCTCTTTAATTGTTTAGTAGTTTCCTTCGACAGGGTCATCAGTGTGGACATGAGGTCTCTGAAATATGTGTTCCTTTTTATTTCATCTGAGACCACTCTATCCAAGCACTTCTTCGAGCCCTTGCACAGCCTAAGATCTGTTGTCTTCTTTGAACCACGGTTGTTCTGCAACTGTGAAAACTCCTGGTTCAATAGCTGGGCAAAGCAGGAGAGCCCAATAGGGGTGTTCTTTGCCTCAAAGCAGCAAAGGGCACTGCAGTGCCTTAATGGGGACAGGCTCCAGGACTTAGAGCGGTACGGTCTGACCCACTGCAGGCTGGAGGTTGGGTCTCAGCTCTTCCTCTCCACCACAGGTTTCCTGTTGCTCTTAATCCTGACCGTGCTCATGTACCATCTGTGCAGCACCACCAGAGGGCACTACTACCCTTATGATGTCTTTGTGTCTCACAGTGATAAGGATGAGAGCTGGGTTGTGGACAGGCTCCTGCCCAGCCTGAAGCATAGGGGACCCCCATTCCTCAAGCTTTGCCTACCCAAGAAGGATTTCCAACTGGGGAAGGATATTGTGGAGAATATAACTGACAGTCTGTACAGAAGCCGCCGCACCCTCTGCCTGGTCAGCCGCCACTACCTGCGGAGCAACTGGTGCTCCCTGGAGATGCGGCTGGGCACCTACCGGCTGCAGGTGGAGCACAGGGATGTGCTGATCCTGGTGTTTCTTGAGAAGATCCCTTCTAACCTGCTCTCTGCCCACCACAGGCTGGCCCGACTCGTCAAAACCAGGACTTACATAGAGTGGCCTCAAGACCTGGCCCAACAGGAGGCATTCTGGGACACATTATGGGACAAGTTAGTGCCAGAAGTGTCACAATGA